Part of the Eleginops maclovinus isolate JMC-PN-2008 ecotype Puerto Natales chromosome 3, JC_Emac_rtc_rv5, whole genome shotgun sequence genome is shown below.
cctctttaagaACATAATATTATCAAACGCCAAATATTACCGTAAGAGAATCTAATCAAAATAAATTCCTTTGAATCCGGTTGAACCAAAAATATAGCAACAAAATATATCTCTTTTTAGTGAGTTATAGTATGTAGACAGCAGTTAATAAGGATTTGTGCTACCTCTGTGGATCCAGTGAAGGCCACCTTGTCCACATCCATGTGTCGTGCGATGGCAGCCCCAGCTGATGGCCCCATGCCTGGCAAGATGTTCACAACGCCGTCAGGAAAGCCCACCTGGAAACCGAAACACGTCACACATGAAACACGGTCTCAATGTGTATCTGGTGAGAGTCACATGAGCTGACATGATGTTAATGAGTACCTCCTTAATCAGGCTGGCTACGTAGAGAGCTGTGAGGGGAGTCTGCTCTGCCACCTTCATCACCACAGTGTTTCCGGTTGCCAGGGCAGGGCCGAGCTTCCAGGCCTGCATCAGCAGAGGGAAGTTCCACTGCAGGAAGAAGAAGTAAAGATATGTTCATGACAAATTTCCATTTTCCATTAACTTTTACTGAAGCCTGCAGGACAAACAAATCCAGGCATAAGTTCCCTGTATCAGCGAGTTCACATTTGTTTAACCTTGGTTAACCATAAGTAACACTTCTGTTATTATTCTCTCATTTCTCTATTTTTTGTACATCCACAAACTACTACACTCCTCCCCCTCCACTGTTCATTGTTGAAGATATATTGTGGAGTTGGATATGTGACTGCTCTGCCTCCTGAGCTACAGCTGCTTCAGGTGACCTCCACTGGATGTATTTCCTCCTTAATGTTTACATGGGGCAGTTGCATAGGTTGTAAATACATAGGTGATgagcatgttagcttagcttgttagCCTTAGCTAGCTCAGGAGCTTTGAGCTCACTGGCAAACAGGCAAGCTCAGCTCTGCCTGTTTGCCCTTATTTGGATTAAGCCGGGAGCAGGCAAGAGTAAGGTGCTGATGTCAGGACCTTCCTAATTTATTATCGGATTTGTAATTCAAGTCTTTTTTCTAGGAAATGTTATGTAGTCTTAATCAAGTGACAGTAAAACGTTCACATTAAAGAAGTGCGAAGATTGTGAAACCATTGGCTTCTGCTTTGACCCTTTAGTGGACCAGTGGTGACAAGTAGGAAGGACAAAACATAAGTCAGATATAATATGGGCTTTtaagacattttggaaaaaccAGTTGTAAGGATATAACAAAACTATCCACAAAAGTCTTCAATTCATTTGCATTCAAGTTCATTTCTGAAGCAACGGACACATTCACTATGAGAGTTAAGGACTTAGGATGGAGATTTTAAACCTATAATACATTCAACTACAGAACAGATGTTTGTATAACACCGTTTTTTTGATTACAAGATTAAATATAATCTATGTAATCCGACTATAGGTTTGCAATAGGTAAATTAAGAACTCTTCACACCTCACTGCTTCTCCATCTCAGTGAGTGTATCTGAGAAAAATGCTTTCCTCTGCAGCAGTGCTAAGTCTGCAGAGAGATCTGGACCGGGGAAAATATTAAAgatccttttcctcctctctttatatcatttgcatgtttatttgTCACCCTGCCGCCCCTCACCGGTATGATCTGTCCACAGACTCCAATGGGTTCATGTCGGGTGTAGCAAAAATAGTCTCCATCAATGGGGATGGTCTTCCCCTCCCATTTGTCAGCCCAGCCTGCGTAGTACCTAAACACAGCAGGTTCATAGGTGTacaatatgtgttgttgtttttcagtaaaaaataatagGTTATATTTCACAAAACAGTAACTTgggataaacaaaaaaaacacaagttacaCGTTAAAGCAGAGTTGGATAGGTGAGGTTTGTAACACGGACAGATTGGTGCAGTctcaaatgtgctttttttgtcAGGCCCCCAGGGCCTTTATTAAAGAGGCAGAATTTTGAAAGTGACATCAGAGGGGATTTTTATAAGAAAGAAATAGGCAGCGATTGATCCATTTGGTGCAGTAGAAGAGTAAAAAGACCCTTTTATGAAAACGTGCACAGACCCTGAGAAAGAAAACCTGGGTCAACAGCTGATAAACATCTGTGTGGTGTTATCTCTGGTTAGGGGTTCTGGGCAGCTAATTCAAAGAAACCCTGGCTCTGTTGAACTGGCTTCATAGtaaaccccctccctccccagtGAGGGCAGTGCCGGTAATGTTCAGGGAGGTAGAAGATACCGCttgtccttccttcctgcagcagtcagactTTACATCCACcacggcccctggtagaccccccatACACAGACTGGAATACCTCTGATGTGCAATATCACTGTCTGAAAATATCAAACCttgacaaataaaggatttctgatttctgagGCAGCCAGCAGTGTTccataacaaaaaacaaagctctGAAGTGCTGTGTGTTATTACCTGAAACATTTGACCACATTGGGCAGATCCACCGTGTAGGAAACAGCGTACGGCTTCCCATTGTCGATGGTCTCCAGCTCCTGTGTGAAAAACACTGGATCAATTTAAGATGCAAAGTACACTGAAGAAATGTTAACTGTGAGTGTGTTGCTTTATGGTTTTTACTTTCTTTGGttgatttgttctttttttttaattcatacGTAAACCTGTATGTTTGTAacaaagtaatcaggttacattacttttatatttaataccCAGTTTAGGTCactgattaaaaatgttttaccggTAACAGAATACCtatttaaagtaaccctcccaaccctgcttATGCCATATAAGTATGTGTATCATACAGTAGGTGTAGTAAATGTAATGTGTACCATATTCATATGCACTCTTCATTGTACATTTGGTCAACTGAGGTTTcatctttcaaataaaaacatgaacaaagtATATATTCAAGTCATTTACACTTatgttattcattttgtttgaaacatgaataaagatatattttttctgacaATTTGTTTTCCGATTTTTGGTCCCTGATGTGCAGAAAGAGATGCATTCAATAAAGAGATGACCAAGAGAAAGACATAATAATTTACTAGAAATATATCCGGCTCTATCCTGGAATTTAGGATGAACTGGCTTCAGATTTGTTCTATCtttcaacatttaattattaCTCACAGCAAGGTAGGCAGCGTCCCTCTCAATGGCATCGGCCAATCGGTGGAGTAGCAGGCCACGATGAGAGGCATCCATCCGTCGCCATGGTGACCCAAGTTTAAAGGCATTACGTGCTGCCTTCACCGCCTTATCTACATCTGCCTGGAAATAAATATCCCTccatcattttatttctcaatatttttgaaaagcCATACATCCTAGCAATGCGCTCCGTCTGTAAGTTGAGGTTATATAATTTGCACAGCACCTTTTATGTAGAAAACATTTTCCGTCACTGTGATTATCCTGGAGGTCACAACAGGTCGCACATGAATTCAACTGGGATCATATCCACGTGTCAGCTTTACAGTCATACAGTTCAGGCAATTACAAGACTCTCTAGGGAGCAGCATGCAGCAATATTCAAATACGCAGTTTTTAAGAAAAGGcgacaaataacacatttattactCATCAAGGAACAAACTAAGCATAAAGTGGGCATTCTGTAAAGAGGAGACTTTTGGGTATCCATAGAAATGAAGGTTATTCTCTATTCaattattactaatattaaaCGTGCTGTTTTGTTGTGCAAATAAACCTTTAATAAACCCaaccatttttttaaacaaattatccGAATGCAAAGTGGTGAGGACAAAATTGTCCCTTTCCAAAGGTGGTGGGGACAGGTCCCCAGCGTCCCCAGTATGACGCCTGTGGATATTAGTGTCTTCACTGTAGCTTTAGGAATGAGCCTTTAGAAAAATCTGTCCATTGTTATTACATATCTACATCTGTAAAAAGTGTCAATGCGTCTGCAAACATTGCTTTTTTGCATCTCtaacttttgttgttttatattttcatctaCTTTAACCAGTATTTTATTGgcccttttatttatttcttgcaTTTGATTTTATGCATTTTAGTTAAGTGTTATTTTCCAGTTCAGGTCAATGCTCCCCACCTTCACTGGGACAGAATTCACACAGTCTGTATCATACCGCATCAGCCTCTGCCACCTGACAGATGACTTCCCCAGTCGCTGGGTTGATGGTGGGGAAAGACTTCCCACTCGTTGCATCGTGCCACTGGTTGTTGATGAACAGCTGAAACATTAAAATGGATCATTTGAATAGGCAGAAGACATACCATCACATGCTTTAATCAAAGTTcagtaaaactgaaataaaaaaataaaaacaaatgacagatCCTCATCTGCAACTTTAGTCTGTTTCATGTGTAACAGTCTCTACAGGTGGAGCAATTAAGTAGATGCAATTTTGTTGCAACAATAAATCTGGATGGATGCCACTCAAATGATTTGTGTGGGCTGAGTTATGAAGATATTTTCTGTTAGCATTATTAGAGAGACTGGCTCTGGGTGCTACCACATAATGATACAGTGCCAGATACTATCAGTACAAAACGTGAACTACACCAATCTTACATAATAAGCACATGGCCttgaatattaaaaatgcattttctcaCATCTTTAGTGACTTGTTTTAGTTCTGAGAAATCTGCCACTATCCCCAATACATGGGAGCTGAAATATGTTTCACTTGTGAAGCTAACAGGGCCTCATATGACCCTATTGTAGGGATTGGGAATATGACAAAAACAATCTCTCCATATCTCCTAATGGATAAAGGAAATACTCAGCGATGACACCCAGCTCTTATCTTTTTCCAGTAACAGGGTTGTTTTTATCCACACACCTGCTGGAAACAATCCAACAACTAACAGTCTCTGCagacagattttctttttagattCCTCAAATCTGCAGGGATATTGGACACAATCTCCAGCTgatcaaccctaaccctaaagaGAGCTGCTGTGATGTGTGGATGAAAACAACAGTATGAAATAAAGAATGGGTGTAATAGAGAAGAGAACAATTTAGATTAAATAGAGAAGTCGACTTGGAGGGCCAGAAACCTACACGCAGGAATCAAAGTCTGCAAACAGGAGTGAACAGTGCACACGTTTTCATATCACGAGGTCGTACTGTTAATCCTTATATAACCTCACCATGTGAAACTTATCTCCCAGTATGGTCGTGCATTTGGCCTACATTTGGACTTGTGCTTCCGTAGTTTGGCAGCACATTGATCAGGCCATAGCAGGAAGTTTATCAGAGTTAGTGAGTCTGGATCCTGAACTTCAGGTCGTTGCACGTTTTCCGACATTAAATCACATTACTCTAAcaaatgagcacacacacacacactgcagtgacTTTAACCCCCCATTTGTACATGATACTGCATTAACAAGCACTTGTTGGTTTTGCAGCTGACCAAAGTCCAGTGGAATGGAAGTTTGCAGTACTAAGGCTACAGTTACCTTGTTGTAGTGGACCTCAGGCTGGGTGTTGGGTTCAGGGATGGCGGCCGCAGAGAAGTGACACGCCGCGGGTCGACTCAGTCTAGGAAGGGCTCGAGAAATCACGGTACGGAGCATGGTGCTTCTTGGTGTACCGCACACAAGACACAAACAAGCAGCTTACGGCCCGCTGTCTTCTGCAAACAAACAGGAGGGAGCGCGCTGCGTGCCCGCGGCGGGTCCTGACGTAAAAAGGAACGCCCCCAGGACGCGCTTTTAACTTTACCCCAGTaggttttaaatattattttcaagaaaataaaagggtGCATGGGCGGTTGTAGGGGGATGCAAACAGGTATCAGCGCCCGTGTGGACCCCGTCAGAAGAAAGCTCTATTGTTAAACAATCTGTGGAAGAGTTGCAGCAAACCCTGTGCCGCAACTTTAGACAGTATACGGCCTGTAAATGGGCCAAAGTTtcatttaatgaacatttttacaaagttagtgaaacacatttggttactttaaattaaaaaaattaagtaaccaattaaaaataaaacaaaaacgaCATTTTGATACATAagtaatgtattcatttaaagacTGTGCTTTAACTTGGGCCAAGTAAATAAATTACTAATCTGAAATTGTAACTGAGTCATTGAGACAAATGATATATATGGATTACTGATCCAGACCAGCTACTCAGTACTTCTACTACTTTAACCAAAAAGGTCTAATCAATGCACATTCCCATATACAGTGTGGAAAGTCTCAACTTCTGTTTTACACTTCCAGCATAAAGGATCCTTTATCAGTTTCATTCTATGGAGCCTTGTTGGCGTGTACTAATGCCtgtatattatttcataatGTGTACATTTCCCTTTCCGTTCCTTTACATATTTTCCACAGTCTGCGAAACATATTCAGCCATTTCCCTTGATCAAATTCCATTTTCAGTTCTCCCTGCCATACCAGTTTTACATTGGACAATTCCTTGCAAAGTCATTTGTCAATTTATACATTTGTGAAGCAACATGGCACTCCCCTGACATTTTCATAAAGTCAGTGACTTTCTGTAGACCAATTGAATTTTGCTGTTACAGAATTCCTAATTTGTAAATATTTCCAAAAGTGTTGTTTGCCCTTAAGGTTGAATTGATCAGTTGAGTCTCTATAAGACAAGAATGTACCATTTTTATACAGATCCCCAATCAAATGTATGCCGTTTGAATGCCACAGCTTCCAATACATCAACATTTTTCCAACTGTAATAGTAGGATTGTGCCATAGTGAAGTATATTTCTGTACATAGTGAGGTAACTTATAAAATCGGTACTTTGGCCCATACTTCACTAGAGTGCACTAAAATTTgatatgttgtgttgttttttctgggACAATCTTTCACTCCGACTGAATGGTAAGCATTACTGAGTTTCAATATCCATCCAGTCgcctttgttttctgttagtTTCCAATAGTTGGATAATTTagccatttaaaacaataacatgaatAACCTTGTGTCTGGCAGGTCTAGACCCTCTCCTTAAGAGCGCAAGTTTTAGTTTGACACTTCCATGAATACCTTTTGAAAATGGCAGGTGGTATTGTGATTGGCAGCATCATCACTatataattaaacacaaattcTGTTTACATACCAAACACAGATCatggtattttatgtttgttaatGTCAGAATTAGAAATCCTTTAATAGTCCCATAGCGGGGTCATACATTGTGACAGCAAAAGTAACATAGCAGGTGGTTAACTGTACTAaacttggtttcttcttttctaagtttacattgttctgttgtcttacgTAAAACACTTAAGtcaaaaacatcttattgatatttatttagttatattattcatttgtgttgcatttgaTATGGAGATCAGCCAAAAGTAAAggacagtaatcagattacattacttGTATTATGAttctcagattaggttactgatttatttatttacaagaaACTAGTAACGGTTGTCCACACTCCACAACCGTAGGTGGCGGTGATACGACTAATGGTTGCTGCAAACCGCCAACACACCTCGAAGAACAAGaagagaacaagaagaagaaacaggagCACTAGCACTAGCAGTAGCTACTGcatacttatttttatatttaaacatgttcCCCCGTCTATTTAAGTAGGTTTACTAGCAGCCCTAGTAAAATTGATTTCACCGTGGTAGGCGTTACCATTAGCGGTCTGCTGGTTGATACAGCAGAGCTAGCTCCCCTgctaacttagcttagcttctTCTGGTGTGTTGCTAATTCTACTTAGCATAAGTTAAAAAGACTTCAAAGTGTGTTGAGCCAACTTATTCTGCAAGACGTAACAGTCCACATCAAACGCGTCTATATTATAGATTAAGGTGAGTGTATTAATTGAAACGTTCTTAAAGGATCATTGAAATAATAAGAATGATTCACAGACTAACTAAATGAATATTTTGAGTGCGTTAACATTTATAAAGTCGCGGTTTGTTCATGTAGGCTTATTGACAATAACGGGGGGTTTGGCAGTGAACATATTTGATCTATGTATTCAGCAGTTGCATCATAGACTGAGACTTCATCTGgctgctttctgtttgtctccGTCCCTCAGCATGGCGCTCAAGTCGGGAGAGGAGCGTCTGAAAGAGATGGAGGCTGAGATGGCTCTGTGAGTACCACTGATTCAAAGATCCCTTGTCCGACAACACCTACATTTTATAGTATTTCTACCTTGCAACATTAGCAGTTATATTCTAGGTGAACATCAGGTGGTCCTAAATCCAAGATTATAAGCCTCCTGCTCACACCCCAAGTTTGTATCTGTTGTACTGATCATGTGTTGGTGACCTCAGACCAGCTGCACCAATTGATAGTGAAAATCAATGACAGGATTAAATGATCACATATTCCAAGAAATACGTTGGAGGAGGTGAGTCTGGGGCAGATTGCAGATGTGATGTACCCTTCCTCAGTTATATAGTGTGTGTATAAAACAATTAGTACCACTGATGTGACTATGCCAGGTTTCTAACTGATTTACAGTTGAGAACAGTGGAACAAATGATTTAATTGGTGTATAATCATTTTGATAATGCCAAATTAGTGCTGAAAAGATACGTTTGTCTATCggtaaatcaatcaaataaaataaaatttcCAATAACCTTGAtaatttaatcaaatgtgtgtttagcCTCTACCATTGGTAGTATTTTCTGCAGTTTTGACTGCCATTCTATtttgctctttgtgtttcattagttattttattacattttta
Proteins encoded:
- the LOC134861855 gene encoding aldehyde dehydrogenase, mitochondrial-like, coding for MLRTVISRALPRLSRPAACHFSAAAIPEPNTQPEVHYNKLFINNQWHDATSGKSFPTINPATGEVICQVAEADAADVDKAVKAARNAFKLGSPWRRMDASHRGLLLHRLADAIERDAAYLAELETIDNGKPYAVSYTVDLPNVVKCFRYYAGWADKWEGKTIPIDGDYFCYTRHEPIGVCGQIIPWNFPLLMQAWKLGPALATGNTVVMKVAEQTPLTALYVASLIKEVGFPDGVVNILPGMGPSAGAAIARHMDVDKVAFTGSTEVGHLIQQASGGSNLKKVTLELGGKSPNIILSDANMEDAVEQAHFALFFNQGQCCCAGSRTYVQADIYDEFVERSVERAKRRVVGNPFNLKTEQGPQVDQEQFNKILGYISTGKREGAKLMCGGGVAADRGYYIQPTVFGDVQDNMTIAREEIFGPVMQILKFKTLEEAVERANDSKYGLAAAVFTKDIDKANYVSNSLRAGTVWINCYDVFGAQAPFGGYKASGTGRELGEYGLQNYTEIKTVTMKVPQKNS